The Peribacillus sp. FSL P2-0133 genome has a segment encoding these proteins:
- the nadB gene encoding L-aspartate oxidase, with translation MVKAEIIVIGSGIAALKTALEASEHKHVILITKSNIRHGNSYLAQGGIAAAISDRDRVSFHKKDTLAAGQRYNKVKAVEKLVEEAPSVIAELIDSGMRFDHDDDGTLLLGMEGAHSERRILHSHGDATGKYMMEHLIGRLKKSSITVMENVAAVELIIGQDDSCIGVKTLDKAGDPVAYHAEHTVLATGGCGSLYHFTSNSQTVSGDGIALAFKAGAKVRDMEFIQFHPTLLFVNGKAKGLVSEAVRGDGARLVTEMGRPIMEDVHSLKDLAPRHIVAQTIFSYLQRGEKVFLDISMIKDFKNRFPTVSSLCEKSGLDLQLGKIPVAPGNHFLMGGIEVDESGQTSVPSLYAVGEVACTGVHGANRLASNSLLEGLVFGNTLGRFLAKAPARSIPEEKEQSKSSSQISFLPDLTTLQEKLMNEAGIVRNEEGLTRLKDYLETFNIEKLLHMEVTALSIQEITKINAIIVAWLIAESALTRTESRGGHFRSDYPNEDDAQWLENSVILACTDVKNRVKGRRLYEYIEA, from the coding sequence ATGGTAAAAGCGGAAATCATCGTGATAGGCAGCGGGATTGCTGCCTTGAAAACGGCATTGGAAGCAAGTGAACATAAGCATGTGATACTCATCACAAAATCAAATATCCGTCATGGTAATTCTTATTTAGCACAGGGCGGGATTGCTGCTGCAATATCTGATCGTGACCGAGTATCCTTTCATAAAAAAGATACGCTGGCGGCTGGTCAGCGATATAACAAGGTGAAGGCAGTGGAAAAGCTCGTCGAAGAGGCACCTTCGGTTATAGCTGAACTTATTGATTCGGGTATGCGATTTGACCATGATGATGACGGAACTCTATTGCTTGGCATGGAGGGCGCCCACAGTGAACGAAGAATCCTTCATAGTCACGGGGATGCTACAGGAAAGTACATGATGGAACATCTTATAGGGCGCTTGAAAAAATCATCGATTACTGTGATGGAGAATGTTGCTGCAGTGGAGTTGATCATAGGGCAAGATGATTCTTGCATAGGAGTCAAAACACTTGATAAGGCAGGGGATCCTGTTGCCTATCATGCGGAACATACGGTTTTGGCTACAGGCGGCTGTGGTTCCCTATACCATTTCACTTCAAATTCACAAACGGTTTCAGGTGATGGAATCGCACTTGCATTCAAGGCCGGTGCAAAAGTTCGTGACATGGAATTCATACAATTCCATCCGACCCTGCTTTTTGTGAATGGCAAAGCGAAAGGGCTCGTTTCAGAAGCGGTTCGCGGGGATGGTGCGAGATTAGTGACGGAAATGGGAAGGCCGATCATGGAGGATGTCCATAGCTTAAAAGATCTAGCACCAAGGCATATTGTTGCACAGACGATTTTTTCTTATTTGCAGCGTGGTGAAAAGGTATTTTTGGATATTTCGATGATTAAGGATTTTAAAAATCGTTTTCCGACAGTGAGCTCATTGTGTGAAAAAAGCGGGCTGGACCTTCAATTGGGAAAAATCCCGGTTGCACCAGGAAACCATTTTCTAATGGGAGGGATTGAAGTGGATGAATCGGGGCAAACCTCTGTACCCTCTTTGTATGCAGTTGGTGAAGTGGCATGCACTGGTGTACATGGTGCAAACCGATTGGCAAGCAACTCCCTTCTCGAAGGATTGGTTTTTGGAAATACGCTTGGCCGTTTCCTAGCTAAAGCCCCGGCAAGGTCGATACCGGAAGAGAAAGAGCAGTCCAAGAGTTCCAGTCAAATTTCCTTTTTACCTGATCTCACGACATTGCAGGAAAAGTTAATGAATGAAGCGGGAATCGTTCGAAATGAAGAGGGTTTAACTCGACTGAAGGATTATCTTGAGACATTTAATATCGAAAAATTGCTGCATATGGAAGTAACGGCATTATCGATACAAGAAATAACGAAAATCAATGCCATAATCGTGGCGTGGCTGATTGCCGAATCCGCATTGACCAGAACGGAAAGCAGGGGCGGTCATTTCCGCAGTGACTATCCAAACGAGGATGACGCCCAATGGCTTGAAAATTCGGTTATCCTTGCTTGCACGGATGTAAAAAA
- a CDS encoding IscS subfamily cysteine desulfurase produces the protein MIYLDYAATTPIDEEALDVFSQASRKFFGNASSLHDIGSEAARLLDMSRQQLAEMLNIKKEGIIFTSGGSESNMLAINTFIASKPSWQNHLIVSRTEHASLANFVEKLELEGFEVTYLRHLKDGRVDIEHLQECMSEKTCLVIVQHVNSEIGVIQPIEQISEIVRKHQAFFHVDCVQSFAKLPLGKIAASCDGLSVSSHKVYGPKGTGAVIFPDIHRLKPSVPNITHEYGFRPGTVDVPGIASFVTAAKKLGDIMEDERKRISTLRMQLIQRLTERKIDFQIIEAKSEQLPHILALTFAGLQGQYIMLELNQKGFAVSTGSACQIGKQDPSKTMMAIGKSKDEAHQFVRLSFGKNTTADDIHKLAECIEGIAAIR, from the coding sequence TTGATTTATTTGGATTACGCCGCAACAACTCCGATTGATGAGGAGGCTCTCGACGTATTCAGCCAAGCTTCCCGGAAGTTTTTCGGGAATGCGAGCAGTTTGCATGATATTGGCTCTGAAGCGGCACGTTTATTGGATATGTCACGGCAGCAACTCGCAGAAATGCTGAACATAAAAAAGGAAGGAATCATCTTTACGAGCGGCGGATCAGAAAGCAACATGCTTGCCATCAATACATTCATCGCTTCGAAACCATCCTGGCAGAACCACTTGATTGTAAGCAGAACTGAACATGCATCTCTTGCCAATTTCGTTGAAAAACTTGAACTAGAAGGATTCGAGGTTACTTATTTAAGGCATTTGAAAGATGGCCGGGTTGATATTGAACATCTGCAGGAATGTATGTCGGAGAAAACATGCTTGGTCATTGTCCAGCATGTGAATTCGGAAATCGGGGTCATTCAACCCATTGAACAAATAAGTGAAATCGTTCGAAAACACCAGGCTTTTTTTCATGTGGATTGTGTCCAATCATTTGCTAAATTACCGCTTGGGAAGATAGCTGCCTCATGTGATGGATTATCCGTTTCCAGTCATAAAGTTTATGGTCCAAAAGGGACTGGGGCCGTCATTTTCCCGGACATCCACCGGTTGAAGCCTTCGGTACCGAATATCACTCATGAATATGGTTTCAGACCAGGAACAGTGGACGTACCCGGAATTGCTTCCTTCGTAACCGCTGCCAAGAAATTGGGGGATATCATGGAAGATGAACGGAAACGGATTTCTACACTTAGGATGCAATTGATCCAACGGCTAACGGAAAGGAAAATTGATTTTCAAATCATCGAAGCAAAAAGCGAGCAATTGCCTCACATTCTGGCGCTGACCTTCGCTGGATTGCAAGGACAGTACATCATGCTGGAATTAAACCAGAAAGGATTCGCTGTTTCGACGGGAAGCGCCTGTCAAATCGGTAAACAGGATCCTTCAAAAACGATGATGGCCATTGGGAAAAGCAAAGATGAAGCCCATCAATTCGTCCGCCTTTCATTTGGCAAAAACACGACGGCGGACGACATTCACAAGTTGGCGGAATGCATCGAAGGAATAGCTGCCATTCGATAA
- a CDS encoding transcription repressor NadR, which yields MERKKLLGEERRTKLLHLLQTSAEPVTGSELSQITNVSRQVIVGDITLLKARNEPIIATSQGYLYLQTGSTQKPERIIACQHDPSRTQEELYLLVDIGITVKDVKIEHPVYGDLTASIMVSSRKEVQQFLSRVTATNASFLSELTSGIHLHTLSAASEELLDEAECALRDAGILVD from the coding sequence ATGGAAAGAAAGAAATTACTCGGGGAAGAAAGACGGACGAAACTCTTACATTTATTGCAAACAAGCGCGGAGCCTGTAACGGGCAGCGAGCTTTCGCAGATAACGAATGTAAGCCGGCAGGTTATCGTTGGTGACATAACCCTCCTGAAAGCGCGGAATGAACCTATCATTGCCACGAGCCAAGGCTATCTGTACTTACAAACGGGGAGCACGCAAAAGCCGGAAAGGATCATTGCTTGCCAACACGATCCTTCACGGACCCAAGAAGAGCTATATTTACTCGTGGATATCGGCATCACGGTTAAAGATGTCAAAATCGAGCACCCCGTATACGGCGACCTAACCGCTTCCATCATGGTCAGCAGCCGGAAGGAAGTTCAGCAATTCCTTTCAAGGGTGACGGCAACGAACGCATCTTTTTTATCGGAACTGACGAGCGGCATCCATCTCCATACACTGAGCGCAGCATCTGAAGAATTGCTCGACGAAGCGGAGTGTGCTCTAAGGGATGCTGGCATTTTAGTCGATTGA
- the pheA gene encoding prephenate dehydratase, with translation MTSKIAFLGPKATFTDLAVSRLFPNDIKIPMNTIPDCLDAVRDGEVNHALVPIENALEGSVNITMDYLVHEVTLPMKGEVTIPIQQHYMVHPDHAYPGFKPDMVYSHSHAIAQCRKFLHNELRGIPYEYVTSTAAAAKMVMENPDINIAAIANDMAAEEYGLTIVKQNIHDYEHNHTKFIVVSNSEVDFEGHLTVEGDKKTTLMIQLPADHSGQLHQVLSAFSWRKLNLSKIESRPMKTGLGNYFFIIDIEMSLDDVLIPGAISELEALGCTVSIMGSYSCFKVRTGVPQR, from the coding sequence ATGACATCAAAAATTGCATTTCTTGGACCAAAAGCAACATTCACGGATTTAGCTGTATCGCGACTATTTCCTAATGATATAAAAATACCGATGAACACGATTCCGGACTGCCTTGATGCTGTTCGGGACGGGGAAGTGAATCACGCGCTCGTGCCGATCGAGAATGCTTTGGAGGGTTCGGTAAATATAACGATGGATTACTTAGTCCATGAAGTCACATTACCGATGAAAGGCGAAGTGACTATTCCAATCCAACAGCATTATATGGTGCATCCAGATCATGCATATCCTGGTTTCAAACCTGACATGGTTTATTCGCATTCCCATGCCATTGCTCAATGCCGCAAATTTCTACATAATGAGCTAAGGGGCATTCCATATGAGTATGTCACATCCACTGCAGCCGCTGCGAAGATGGTGATGGAGAATCCGGATATCAATATTGCTGCGATTGCAAATGATATGGCTGCGGAAGAGTACGGTTTGACGATTGTAAAACAAAATATTCACGATTACGAACATAATCACACCAAGTTTATCGTCGTATCCAACAGTGAAGTCGACTTTGAAGGGCATTTGACCGTTGAAGGGGACAAGAAAACGACCTTGATGATTCAGCTGCCTGCTGACCACTCAGGACAGCTGCACCAAGTCCTTTCCGCTTTTTCCTGGAGGAAATTGAACCTTTCCAAGATTGAATCGAGACCAATGAAAACAGGATTGGGCAATTACTTCTTCATCATCGACATCGAAATGTCTCTTGATGATGTCCTCATTCCAGGAGCGATCTCTGAGCTCGAGGCCTTAGGATGTACGGTTTCGATCATGGGAAGCTATTCATGCTTTAAAGTCCGAACTGGTGTACCGCAACGATGA
- a CDS encoding ACT domain-containing protein encodes MNKADQKFFLVREDVLPEAMKKTLDAKEMIERGKAESVWEAVKRVDLSRSAFYKYRDTVFPFHTVVKEKLITLFFYLEDRSGTLSELLRLVASSGCNIMTIHQTIPLQGRANVTLSLNTGGMTMDIDDLLTKLRKMEFVEKVEIIGNGA; translated from the coding sequence TTGAATAAGGCCGATCAGAAGTTTTTCCTCGTTCGAGAGGATGTCCTTCCCGAAGCGATGAAAAAAACGCTGGATGCAAAAGAAATGATTGAACGGGGAAAAGCAGAATCAGTTTGGGAAGCGGTAAAGCGAGTGGACCTAAGCAGGAGTGCATTTTACAAATACCGTGACACGGTTTTTCCGTTTCATACAGTTGTTAAGGAAAAGCTGATTACACTGTTCTTCTATCTCGAAGATCGTTCTGGTACTCTATCGGAGCTCTTACGGCTCGTCGCCTCATCCGGTTGCAACATCATGACCATCCACCAAACGATTCCTTTGCAGGGACGTGCAAATGTCACCCTATCCCTTAATACGGGCGGGATGACGATGGATATTGATGATCTGCTTACTAAACTGCGTAAAATGGAGTTCGTCGAAAAAGTCGAAATCATTGGTAACGGCGCATGA
- the obgE gene encoding GTPase ObgE, with translation MFVDQTKVYVKGGDGGNGIVAYRREKFIPKGGPAGGDGGNGANVVFEVEEGLRTLMDFRYQRHFKAPRGEHGMSKNMHGAAAKDMVIKVPPGTVVIDDKTKEVIADLVEHGQRAIIAKGGRGGRGNSRFATPANPAPEIAENGEPGQERDIVMELKLLADVGLVGFPSVGKSTLLSVVSAARPKIAEYHFTTIVPNLGMVETEDHRSFVMADLPGLIEGASEGVGLGHQFLRHIERTRVIVHVIDMSGLEGRDPYEDYQTINKELEEYNLRLTERPQIIVASKMDMPDSEDNLAAFKEKLEEDYPVFPISAVTREGIRELLYAIADKIEETPEFPLEHEEENTGIHRVLYKHTSQSDEFNIEREPDGSFAVSGFKIERLFKMTDFTRDESVRRFARQLRSFGVDEGLRQKGATNGDIVRILEYEFEFVD, from the coding sequence ATGTTTGTCGATCAAACGAAAGTCTATGTAAAAGGCGGAGACGGTGGTAACGGGATAGTTGCTTATCGTCGTGAGAAATTCATACCTAAAGGCGGACCTGCTGGCGGAGATGGCGGTAATGGGGCCAATGTCGTTTTTGAAGTGGAAGAAGGCTTGCGTACATTAATGGATTTCCGTTATCAACGTCACTTTAAGGCACCTCGCGGAGAACATGGCATGTCCAAAAACATGCATGGTGCGGCTGCAAAGGATATGGTCATCAAGGTTCCACCAGGCACGGTTGTCATTGATGATAAAACGAAGGAAGTCATTGCTGATTTAGTTGAGCACGGGCAACGCGCCATTATCGCCAAGGGTGGCCGCGGAGGCCGGGGAAATTCCCGCTTTGCTACACCTGCCAATCCTGCACCTGAAATCGCTGAGAACGGCGAACCGGGCCAAGAACGCGATATAGTCATGGAATTGAAACTATTGGCTGATGTCGGTTTGGTTGGTTTCCCAAGTGTAGGGAAATCCACGTTGCTGTCTGTCGTATCAGCAGCAAGGCCTAAAATTGCCGAATACCACTTTACGACGATCGTACCGAACCTGGGAATGGTGGAAACGGAAGATCACCGTAGCTTTGTCATGGCCGATTTACCTGGTCTGATCGAAGGCGCTTCAGAAGGTGTGGGACTTGGACATCAATTCCTGCGCCATATTGAAAGAACAAGGGTAATCGTTCATGTAATCGATATGTCGGGTCTTGAAGGCCGTGATCCATATGAAGACTATCAAACAATCAATAAAGAGTTGGAAGAGTATAACCTGCGCTTGACTGAACGTCCGCAAATCATTGTAGCAAGCAAAATGGATATGCCGGACTCAGAAGATAACTTAGCGGCATTCAAAGAAAAGCTGGAAGAAGACTATCCTGTCTTCCCGATTTCTGCCGTGACGCGTGAAGGGATCCGTGAGCTTCTTTATGCAATTGCCGATAAAATCGAAGAGACGCCTGAGTTCCCTCTTGAACATGAAGAAGAGAATACTGGAATCCACCGGGTTCTATATAAACATACATCACAGTCTGATGAATTTAACATTGAACGCGAACCCGATGGCAGTTTTGCCGTATCAGGATTCAAGATCGAGCGTCTATTCAAAATGACTGACTTCACCCGTGATGAGTCCGTGCGTCGTTTCGCCAGACAGCTTCGATCATTCGGAGTCGACGAAGGCCTTCGCCAAAAAGGTGCGACAAATGGCGATATCGTCCGTATCCTTGAATATGAATTTGAATTTGTTGATTGA
- a CDS encoding Spo0B domain-containing protein: MDKNWTTIETLRQTRHDWLNKIQIIKGNLELNRIDRVKGIIDEIIVETQNEARLSSLNLPKFTEMLLTSNWNNGSFYCEYEIIDVFEGSTEMDGLMYRWTNDFFKILDKNLDPFFENILAVSMCKKEVSDMHCSFHMQGRFIDQSPVIEFLESSLTAEQSIEILECNEDEIFFKMDINF; the protein is encoded by the coding sequence ATGGATAAAAATTGGACGACTATTGAAACTCTGCGTCAAACCAGGCATGACTGGCTGAATAAAATTCAAATCATCAAAGGGAATCTGGAGTTGAACAGAATCGATCGTGTCAAGGGCATCATTGATGAAATCATTGTTGAAACCCAGAATGAAGCACGCCTTTCCAGTTTGAATTTACCTAAATTCACCGAGATGCTGTTGACGTCGAATTGGAATAATGGATCCTTTTATTGCGAATATGAAATCATTGATGTTTTTGAAGGCTCAACTGAGATGGACGGGCTGATGTATCGCTGGACAAACGATTTCTTTAAAATTCTGGATAAGAATCTGGATCCGTTTTTTGAAAATATACTGGCTGTTTCCATGTGTAAAAAAGAAGTGAGCGATATGCACTGTTCATTTCATATGCAAGGCAGGTTCATTGATCAATCCCCAGTGATCGAGTTTTTGGAAAGTTCATTGACGGCCGAGCAATCAATTGAAATTCTTGAATGTAATGAGGATGAAATATTTTTTAAGATGGATATTAACTTTTAG
- the rpmA gene encoding 50S ribosomal protein L27 yields the protein MLRLNLQFFASKKGVGSTKNGRDSQSKRLGAKRADGQFVSGGSILYRQRGTKIYPGENVGRGGDDTLYAKVDGVVKFERFGRDRKKVSVYPVAQEA from the coding sequence ATGTTAAGATTAAATCTTCAGTTCTTCGCTTCGAAAAAAGGAGTAGGTTCTACAAAGAACGGACGTGACTCTCAATCTAAGCGTCTTGGCGCTAAACGTGCAGATGGTCAATTCGTATCTGGTGGTTCTATCCTTTACCGTCAACGCGGAACGAAAATCTATCCTGGTGAGAACGTAGGCCGTGGTGGAGACGATACTCTATACGCTAAAGTAGACGGTGTTGTTAAATTCGAACGTTTCGGACGTGACCGTAAAAAAGTAAGCGTATATCCAGTTGCACAAGAAGCATAA
- a CDS encoding ribosomal-processing cysteine protease Prp: MIKVVFDAPQERIASFTLSGHANFAKKGSDIVCAGVSAVSFGAVNAIMSLTDVEPEIEQGREGGYLRCVIPGNLSPESEGKVQLLLNGMLISLQTIERDYGKYMKIILNQ, from the coding sequence ATGATTAAAGTTGTATTTGATGCTCCGCAGGAACGGATTGCTTCGTTCACCTTAAGCGGACATGCTAATTTTGCTAAAAAAGGTTCTGATATCGTTTGTGCAGGTGTATCGGCTGTTTCCTTCGGGGCAGTCAATGCAATCATGTCCTTAACGGACGTAGAGCCTGAGATTGAGCAAGGGAGAGAAGGCGGCTATCTTCGCTGCGTCATTCCGGGGAATCTTTCGCCGGAATCGGAAGGGAAGGTTCAGCTGCTTTTGAACGGCATGCTCATATCGCTGCAAACCATCGAACGTGATTATGGTAAATACATGAAAATTATCCTCAACCAATAG
- the rplU gene encoding 50S ribosomal protein L21 yields the protein MYAIIETGGKQIKVAAGEAVYIEKLNAEAGETVTFDKVLFVGGEDVKVGAPLVEGATVTGTVEKQGKQKKITVFKYKAKKNNRKKQGHRQPYTKVVIEAINA from the coding sequence ATGTACGCAATTATCGAAACTGGCGGTAAACAAATTAAAGTAGCAGCTGGCGAAGCGGTTTACATTGAAAAATTAAACGCAGAAGCAGGCGAAACTGTTACATTTGACAAAGTTTTATTCGTAGGTGGCGAAGACGTGAAAGTCGGTGCTCCACTAGTTGAAGGCGCTACTGTAACAGGTACTGTCGAAAAACAAGGTAAGCAAAAGAAAATCACTGTTTTCAAATACAAAGCGAAAAAGAACAATCGTAAAAAACAAGGTCATCGTCAACCATACACAAAAGTTGTTATCGAAGCAATCAACGCGTAA